A genome region from Syntrophorhabdaceae bacterium includes the following:
- a CDS encoding chemotaxis protein CheX, translating to MSFKHKGALFAYKTLMGDERTDLGPEVVDAIGELTNIISGQARKEFEASGVNLKASIPTVIVGSMQLHFISALPIISLPFRFPTDNGDETLYVDFSFE from the coding sequence ATTAGCTTCAAGCATAAGGGCGCCCTTTTCGCTTATAAGACCTTGATGGGCGACGAGCGAACGGACCTCGGCCCCGAGGTCGTCGACGCCATCGGTGAACTCACGAATATCATATCAGGGCAGGCAAGAAAAGAGTTTGAGGCCTCCGGCGTCAACCTAAAGGCCTCGATCCCCACGGTTATTGTGGGCTCCATGCAGCTGCATTTCATCAGCGCCCTTCCCATCATATCCTTGCCCTTCCGTTTTCCCACGGATAATGGGGACGAAACGCTCTACGTCGATTTTTCCTTCGAGTAG